One Aegilops tauschii subsp. strangulata cultivar AL8/78 chromosome 7, Aet v6.0, whole genome shotgun sequence genomic window carries:
- the LOC109765227 gene encoding cortical cell-delineating protein-like — protein sequence MAPSKLALFLALNLVLLGAAHGCKPYCPPVVPTPPILPPPVPSTGGGSLSINKLKLGECANMLNLLKLKIGVPANEECCPLLGGLADLDAVVCLCTAIKANILGIKLNVPIDLVLLLNQCVKKCPSDFTCHI from the coding sequence ATGGCGCCCTCCAAGCTCGCCCTCTTCCTCGCCCTGAACCTCGTCCTCCTTGGCGCCGCGCATGGCTGCAAGCCCTACTGCCCACCGGTCGTCCCTACCCCGCCGATTCTCCCACCGCCCGTGCCGTCGACCGGTGGGGGCAGCTTATCAATCAACAAGCTGAAGTTGGGCGAGTGCGCCAACATGCTGAACCTGCTGAAGCTCAAGATCGGCGTGCCGGCGAACGAGGAGTGCTGCCCGCTCCTGGGCGGGCTCGCCGACCTCGACGCCGTCGTGTGCCTCTGCACCGCCATCAAGGCCAACATCCTTGGCATCAAGCTCAACGTCCCCATcgacctcgtcctcctcctcaacCAGTGCGTCAAGAAGTGCCCCTCCGACTTCACATGCCACATCTGA